TTAATCATAACTTCTCGAGATCGACACATTCTCAATACAGCTCACATCTCATCCGTATGCATTCACCAGATGAGCGGATTGGAAGAAAGTGAAGGTCTCCAATTGCTTAGCTGGCACGCCTTCCTCAGACCGTCCCCAATTCCTGGTTATGAAGTGCTCTCGAAAAGAATAGTGCAGGCTTGCAAGGGGCACCCTCTTTCTCTGGAAATCATTGGAGCTTTCTTGTATGATAAGCAGAACGACACAGATATTGACTCTTGGAATGAAATTCTTGACAACTTTACAGTGAACAAAGACATATTTAAAACACTCAAAATCAGTTTTAAAGGTCTTAGTGCTGAGGAAAGAGAAATATTTTTGGACATTGCTTGCCTTTTTATTGGGGAACGCACAACTAATCCCATTCTTTTCTGGAAATCCATGTACAAGAATGTGCGCATTGCTATCACCAATCTTTCAATGAAGCTGCTGATAAGGATAGACGAGAAAGATGTATTTGATATGCATGATCTTGTGCAAGATATGGGGCAAATGGTTGCTGAAGAAGAGCAAACCCGGCAATGGCAGGCTGCGCAGTCAAGCAGTTCATCCAAAAATGTAAGCAATATCTCTGGCCTTCGTCTCTATAAAGGTGATTTACGGAGTCTTAAAATGTTGGGCACACCTAGTCTTCACTATCTTCATTTGGAGCAAGTGCACATAGAAGATAGCATAGACAATCTTCCTCCAAGTTTGAGATGGCTAAAGGTGGATTCTTGTTCCTTTCCGAAGACAATGCACAGCTCGATTTTGTTCGAGGAAGTAATTTTAGCAATGAAGAATAAATTTACCTCTGTTGTGGACAGCTTACCGCAATTGAGGATCATGGACTTGACTGGCTGCAGATCCTTACAAAACCTCCCTGACAGCATTGGTCATTTGTCACATTTGCAGTCCTTGAATTTGTCTGAATGTCAGAAGTTGGATTGTCTTCCTAACACCATTTCCAACCTCTCACAACTGCTATACTTGAATTTGAGTTACTGTGAAAACTTACTATACCTTCCTGACAGCATTGGAAACTTGTCACAGCTACAGTACTTGAACTTAACTTGTTGTAGAATCTTAATTGAACTTCCTGACAGCATTGGCAAGCTATCACAGCTGAAGGAATTAAGTCTGAGCTGGAGCGAAAAATTGGAGAGCCTTCCAAAAAGCATTAGCAATTTGTCAAAGCTGGAAATGTTGGATATGCTGAGGTGTCATACCGCATGGAAGTCAATTCCTTATTCCATTTTGATCCTGCCAGAACTATGCCTCTTAGGATTACCTACCCGGGTGATGGAGTGGCGATGGTGTAAACCAAGTCTAACAGAGAATCAAGATCAAACAGAGGAGTGGACTACTCCAAAGTTTAGAGAACCCATGACAGAATTTAGGGCAACCTTAGCTCCGGAATGCCGTAAGTAAATGCTAACAGTCAGTTCTTTATAGCCTATCTTATAATTTGATGGATTGAAATTTTTGCTTTTCTCAATTTGCATGAAATTGTAAAACAATGCACTGCCTGCAAAAATTTATATTGTTTAAACGAAGACCCGTACTCAAGTTGCCAGGCAAAGCAACAAAAGGTAACAAACATATATCGATCGCCTTCAATGGAATTGAATACTTCCTTGTTATcttttttcttatattttattgGATTGAAATCAGCGCTGTTACAATCTCATGAATAAAAATTCATTTGAAAATGCATAGAAGATTAATTAGAATTAGAAATATCTatttatgtaaatttttttttaatgcaatttTAAACATTTCTTTCACTTCAAAGTTGTTTTACAAAATA
The nucleotide sequence above comes from Cryptomeria japonica unplaced genomic scaffold, Sugi_1.0 HiC_scaffold_316, whole genome shotgun sequence. Encoded proteins:
- the LOC131870352 gene encoding disease resistance protein RUN1-like, producing MLASPGLIIPLFYEMEPTHVRYPQGSSSPYEKSFEKYYSQLDRYSREEIDGWKHALEQICCRSGWSLDMTGSFEAQLVKKVVNDIIKTLDRVPLQVAKYPVGLETVKKDLIQKLHLGSAQTAVRFGIWGIGGIGKTTVAKAAYNEACNDFDAASFVFNVRSTSLTKLQGQILKDLVNYEEELQSVEKGKYLLADRLRGIRALVILDDVDDRVQLDALAGHWLSPGSCLIITSRDRHILNTAHISSVCIHQMSGLEESEGLQLLSWHAFLRPSPIPGYEVLSKRIVQACKGHPLSLEIIGAFLYDKQNDTDIDSWNEILDNFTVNKDIFKTLKISFKGLSAEEREIFLDIACLFIGERTTNPILFWKSMYKNVRIAITNLSMKLLIRIDEKDVFDMHDLVQDMGQMVAEEEQTRQWQAAQSSSSSKNVSNISGLRLYKGDLRSLKMLGTPSLHYLHLEQVHIEDSIDNLPPSLRWLKVDSCSFPKTMHSSILFEEVILAMKNKFTSVVDSLPQLRIMDLTGCRSLQNLPDSIGHLSHLQSLNLSECQKLDCLPNTISNLSQLLYLNLSYCENLLYLPDSIGNLSQLQYLNLTCCRILIELPDSIGKLSQLKELSLSWSEKLESLPKSISNLSKLEMLDMLRCHTAWKSIPYSILILPELCLLGLPTRVMEWRWCKPSLTENQDQTEEWTTPKFREPMTEFRATLAPECRK